From Corallococcus exiguus:
ATAGCCCTGGCGGAGGCCGTCATGCCGGTAGAACTCAAGCATCAGGGTCTCCAGCTGCCCCTCGGCATCAAGGAAGGCGCTCCGGTCCACGACGAAAGCGAAGGTGCCCGACTGTCCCGGTGAGAGCGAAGCATGCTCGGAACGAACAGCAACAGTTCGCGGCTCATGGCTCTTGAGGGAGAACAGCTTTGCACGGACCATTCGCCACGGGCGGTCCTCGCTCTGATTCCTCACGGCGATAGTGACCGCGGCCTTGCCCTTGCCCGAGTAGAGCCGCATCGACAGCTCGGAGTCCGCCTCCACTGCTCCCCAGGACTTGATCACCCGGAACGGCGTCTGTGCCCTGGCTCCAGATACCAGCAGCGCGGCCAGTGCATGGTCCGCAGAGGTCTCCTCCTGACGCAGTCGCTCGTTCTCCTCTTCCAGCGCGTTCTTCGCCCTGAGCGCGCGCGACAGCGCGGACACCACCGCCTGATAGCTCTCCCGGTCCTTGAAGACGTCCACCTGTTGATCCGTCCACCCCCACTCCTCTACCGGCGGCCTCAGCAAGAACGAAAGTTCCGTCCCATCCGCTAGCGTCACGAGCAGTGGCACACTCTCATCCGGAGCCAGGGCACGGAGGGGTTCAATCACCACCCGCTTCCCCGCGACCACCAGCGGCTCGAAGCGTCCCTCCCACCCGAGCAGCTTCGTCTTCATCGGGTCGCAGGCTTGCTCGAACCGGAGCACCGTGACGATCTGCCCCGCCACGTGGATGCGATGGGCCGCGTCGTCCGGGTGCTCAGACAGCACCAGGGTCCGGACCTGAGCCCTCTCACGCGGCCCCGCCAGGGCAGGTGTGGCCACGAGGAAGAACAGGGCAAAGAACCAGCCAGGTAGGGCGTTCGGCATCGAACCTGGACCCTACCCAAGCCGCTCGTTCCACGCCAATCTTCCAGACCGGGCACATATGCACCGGACGACGTCCACGAACATGCAGCGGCGGTTGACCGAACTCTCCGCTCGCCAATTTCCCAACCTTCTCCCTGCTGTCTACACACCCGCGCTCACGGATCACGATGGCCGCACGCTGATGTTCCCCACGCCGGAACGGACGGCGCGGCCAGGGGCGTTCGCATCAATGGGCCTGGGTGTGAACCATGCGCGCTGACGCTCTGTTGCTGGCCATGGTGCTGCTGGCTACGGGATGTGCCTCCGCGCCGCATGCGCGGAGCCTGAGCTATACGCCGGGTGGGACGTCCGTCCTCTCCGGTCCGGAGCAACGGCTGCCGCGTCGCCAGGGCTCACGTGACGATGAGACCACGCCAGGCGCTGCTGGAGGCAGGGAGCGGAGCGATGCACTGACGCGTGATGCAGTCCTCGCGAGCATTGCCGAAGTGAAACGCTCATTGGGCGGCGTTGAAGCCGCGCGCTCCAAGCTGGCGGGCCGTCCTCCGCCCCTCGTGGGATGGAGCCTCAACGGCGTCTTCACCCGCTACCTCGACCATGGCTCCAATCAGGTGAAGTGGATGCAGGGGGCGCTCGGGAGCGCCACCGCGCTGACACGCGTGGCTTCGGAGGTGGGGGATGCGAACATGGAGCAGGGCATGCTGCGCATGACGGGACCGAAGCTCCAGGCGGCCCTGTTCGGGACCCTGTTGATGGCCACCTGGGTGGACTTCCTCCACCTCACGGATGCCGTGCTCCGGAACTGTCCAACGTGCAGCGTCGAGAAGCTCTTCGTCGACCTGCATCGCGTGCAGGAGTTGATGGAGCCCGCGCTGGAGGACCTCGCCTCCCAGGACCCCGAGCGGGTAGAGGCGGCGGCGGTCGCGATGCCCGAGTTGATGGGGAAGCTGACCCGTGAATTCGACTCAATCCAACGGGAGACTCGCGCGAGCATGAAGCTTGGTGGGCAGGTCCTCGCGGCCGTGCGGGCGGTGGAGTTGGTCGCCATGATTTCCACGCTGAAGGTGTCGCTGCCACGGCTGCCTCCCTCGGCGCCCGCGACGCTCGGCGTGGGCTTCGTGATGAACTCTGGCGGCGTCATGACGGGCTCGCGGCTGGTGGTCTCCGCCGAGTGGGTGGAGATGATGCGAAGGCTCGTGCAAGCGGGCGTCATCTCCGTTCCAGCCGTCAGCGCGGCCGTCCTCATTCAGAGCGGACAGGTCATGATGGCCCAGTCGCATCAGGACCTGCCCAAGGGCGTGCGCGACGCCCTGGGGGACAGCCCCGAGGTGCGCGGCATGCAGGTGACGGGCAGAGCGGGAGCGGGCATGTCGGACGGCCCGAGGCACCATGTGCTGCCGCAAGAGCACCGCAAGTGGTTCGAACAGCGCGGCTTCAAAGGCGACATGGACATCGACCAGTTTTGCGTCCGGTTGGAGCAGGCCCACCATGAGGCGATTCACGGTGGGGGAAACTGGAAGCTGGGGCGCACCTGGCCCGGCGAATGGAACCGGCTGATCATGGATGCGCTGTTCAAGGCTGAGGTGAAGTCTGGCCGGGTGTTGACGCGGAATGAGGTCCTGGACATCGTTGCGGATCGAATGAAGGACTACCGGATCCCGCTGAACTTCACGCCTGGGAGAAGACGATGAGCGGCGGAGATGCCTGGCGGGGCAACATCAAGGCACGCCTGTACGAACGCGTCCGCGCGCTCGGCTTCGACTCACTCACTGCCTTTGCCGATGCACGTCCCGCTGTCCCGCTGTACGCGCTGGCCGACGAGCTTGGCGACGATGACGTTGCCGCGGTGCAGGTGTTGAGCGGGTTGCTCGGAGAGGCGGAACGGCGCAAGCAGGTCACTCGCTTTGTCCGAGATGTTCTCGTGCGCCTCTTGTCTCAGAGCCTTACCAACGGTTGGCCGGCCGTGCTGGATGACGCGAACCGATTCAAGGTAGCCAAGGCACTCGGGACGTGGTTCGCCTACACCCCAGAAACCCACAAGGAGCGCGTGGACCGGGCTGGTGATGCACTCCTCGCCCATCCGCCGCCGCCCGGCTGGCAACCGCTCGGACCCGACGACGAGTTACTCCGCACGCTCCTACCCGACGACGAAGTCTGACCCGCGAGGCACCCCCAAGGGCCGCTGAAGGGGGCGCCCCCGGACCTCAGCCCTGCTTCAACGCCGCGCCAATGGCATTCCCGAACGGCACCGTGGGCCGGCCGATCAGTCGGCTCAGCGTGCGGCTCGAATCATTCAGCTCCCCGCGCGACAAGCCCGCGTCCGCGTCCGCCAGCGTGTCCGCGAAGGGCTTGGGCACGCCCACCCCCTGGAGCGCCGCGGAGAACTCCGCCACCGGCAGGTCCACGTACTTCACCGGCTTGCCCGACTGGCGCGACAGCTCCGCCACGTACTCCGGCAGGCTGAAGCTCGCGTCACCCGCCAGCTCGTACACCTGGTTCTCGTGGCCCGTGCCCGTCAGCACCGCCACCGCCGCGTCCGCGTACTCCTCACGCGTCGCCGCGGCCACCCGGCCCCCCTTCGCGCTGCCCTGCACCACGCCGTACTGCAGCGCCGGCGCGAGGTGCTCCGTGTAGTTCTCCACGTACCAGCCGTTGCGCAGGAACACGTACGGGATGCCCGACGCGCGGATGGCCTCCTCCGTCGCCTTGTGCTCCCCCGCCAGCGACAGGCCGCTCTTGTCCGCGAACAGGATGCTCGTGTAGGCCAGCAGCTTCACGCCCGCCTTCTTCGCCGCTTCAATCACCGCCGAGTGCTGCGGGAAGCGCTTCCCCACCTCGTTCGCGGAGATGAGCAGCACCGTGTCTCCCTTGGAGAACACCCCGTTCAGCGTCTCCGGGTGGTCGTAGTCCACCTTGCGCACCTGCACGCCGCGCGCGGCCCAGGCCTTCGCCTTGTCCGGATTGCGCACCGCCACCGCCACCTGGTCCGCCGGCACCTTCTTCAGCAACCCCTCGACGACGAACTGGCCCAGCTTCCCCGAGGCTCCCGTGACAACGAACATGGCTCCGCCCTTTCCTTGCTCGCGCTCCAGGCGCGAAGTCGAACTGGGCTTACCGTAACGGGGGTACTCACTTTTCGTAAGTACGCACCTCATGGTAAGTGTCACGTCATGAAGGCAAGCAAGGGCAGTCCATTGCTGGAGAAGGTGAAGCAGCGCGGGGACCTGCACGCGGCGGGGTGTCCCTCGCGCGGTGTTTTGGAGCACGTCACCAGCCAGTGGGGCGTGCTGGTGCTCGTCGCGCTCAAGGAGGATGGCACCCACCGCTTCAGCGAGCTGCGCCGCAAGGTGGGCGGGGTGAGCGAGAAGATGCTCGCCCAGACGCTCCAGGCCCTGGAGCAGGACGGCTTCGTGCACCGGGAGGCCCACCCCGTGATTCCTCCCCACGTGGACTACAGCCTCACGCCCCTGGGTGAAGAAGTGGCCGTCCACGTGGAGGCGCTGACCTCCTGGATTGAAGACAACGTGCACCGGGTGATGACCGCCCGAACCCAGGCGCTGCCCCGCAAGAAGGCCTCCTGAGAGGCCCCGGGCTCCCTCGCCCGGATGCTCTCCAGCGGGACGAACGGGAGCGAAGGGGACAGGCCCGCGTTAAGACTGCTCCCGTGCCCGCTGACACCCCGCTCAAGGTCCGCATTCTCGATGCCATCCGCGATGTCCCGGCCGCCCAATGGGATGCCCTGGTCGCCGACGGCGCGCCCCCCTTCGTGCGCCACGCGTGGCTGTCCGCCATGGAGGAGAGCGGCAGCGCCACCGAGGACACCGGCTGGGCCCCGCACCACCTGACGCTGTGGCGGGGCAAGAAGCTGGTCGCCGCCGCGCCCGCCTATCTCAAGTTCCACAGCATGGGCGAGTACATCTACGACTTCGGCTGGGCCAACGCCGCCGCCCAGCTGGGCGTGGAGTACTACCCGAAGCTGCTCGTGGGCGGCCCCCTGTCCCCCGCCACCGTGCCGCGCTTCCTCACCGCCCCCGGAGAAGACGCCGCGCTCTTGCGCCGCGCGCTCCTCCAGGCCGCCGTGGAGACCGCCCAGGCGAAGGACTGCTCCGGCGTCCACGTGCTCTATCCCACGGATGAAGAGGCGGACTTCCTGGAGGAGGCGGGGCTCGCGCGCCGCATCACGCTCCAGTTCCATTGGAAGAACCCGGGCTACCAGAGCTACGACGACTACCTGGCCCGCTTCGACTCCAAGCGCCGCAACCAGCTCAAGCGCGAGCGCGCCGCCGCGGCCACGCAGGGCATCCAGCTGCGCACCGTGCGCGGCGCGGACCTGACACCGGAGCACGCCCAGCGCGCGTACACCTTCTACACGTCCACCTGCGAGCGCCACGCCTGGGGCCAGGTGCAGCTCACCCCGGGCTTCTTCGAGCGCGTCTTCCGTGACCTGCCCGACACCGTGGAGATGGTGGAGGCGGTGAAGGACGGGCAGGTCATCGCCGGGGCCTTCAACCTGGCCACGCCGGAGCGGCTCTACGGCCGCTATTGGGGCTGCACGGAAGAGCACCCCTTCCTGCACTTCAACGTCTGCCTGTATCAGTCCGTGGACGACTGCATCCGTTCGGGCCGCAAGGTCTTCGAGCCCGGCGCGGGCGGCGAACACAAGGTGACTCGCGGCTTCGAGCCCACCGCCGTACACAGCGCCCACCTGATTTTCGACAAGCGCCTGGACAAGGCCGTGCGGAGCTTCCTGCGCATGGAGCACATGCGGCTGGCACCCGCCGTGGAAGAGGCGGAGCGCATCTGCGGCCTCAAGCCGTGGGCCGGCTCCGGCGTCGGCGGGGCCCCCGGGTCCACCGGTACCTGAAAAACCTGAACGTCTGTCCGCCAGCCCACCGGCCGGTGGGCATCCGCGCTCGGTTCAAGTTGTGAAATCGGGGTGAAGCTCTAGAGTCCGCCCCCATGAAAGTCCCGGAGACAGAGGAAGACTTCATCCAGTGGTACGAAGACTGCTGGGCGGACCGCGACGAGGTGGAGTATCCGAAGCTGTTCGGAGCCATCCGAGAGGAGGTGGACCTCCTGGAGGGCACCGGCGTGCTGGAGGGGTGGCTGGAGAGCGAGCTGGCCCAGGGCACGGAGATGGATCCGAACTGGCTGCCCATGGGCGTGCGCGTGGCGCCTCCCAGTCCAGAGCACCCGTACTGGACCTACGTCACGAGCGGCCTGTCCAACCCCTTCACGGTGGCCCCCGGCGAGGACCTGGCGGACGACGCCCGCAGCGGCCTGGGCTACGAGATGGTCATCCACACGCCCGAGGAGGAGCGCTGGCCGGTGCTGCGCCTCCTGGACATGATGGCCTACAACCTCGTGTGCGCGCGGCTGTTCGCCATGGGCCACCGCTACCCGGTGGACGGCACTCTCACCGGCAGTGAGACGAAGCTCGCCGGCTTCGTGTTCGTGAAGGACGCCAACCGCCCCAGCCACTTCACCTTGCCCAGCGGCCAGGTGGAGCTGCTCACGCTGGTGGGCGTGACGAAGAACGAGATGGCCTTCGCGCGCTCCAACGGCATGGACAGCCTGCTGAAGCGGCTGGCCGACCCCGCGAACCCGAGCACCGCGTTCATCACGCGCCCGGAGCGCGACGAGGCGAAGCTGTAGCTCCCCCACCCTCGCCGCCGCCGCGCTGACCGGCGCGCGGCGGCGAGGACTCCACCAGCGAGTGCAGGAGGCCCGGCTCGAAGGGCTTCTCGATGCGCGGCAGCGGCACGGCCTGGAGGAAGGCGCGGGCGCGCTCCGTGAAGCTGCCGCCCGTCATGAACACGAAGCGCGACAGGAGCTCCGGCCGGCGCCGCGACAGCTCCGCGTGCACGTCCATGCCGGTGAGGTCCGCCATCATCAGGTCGCAGAAGACGCGGTCGAAGGCGTCGTCCTGCTCCAGCAGCGCCAGCGCCTCCCGGCCGCTGTGCGCCACCACCACGTCGTGCTGCCGGCCGAGGATGCGCCGGAGCACCGAGGTGAGCTGAGGCTCGTCGTCCACCACCAGCACGCGCTTGCGCGAGGGTCCGTCGTCCGCGCGCACCGCGGGGACGCCCGGGTGGACGATGGGCTCCGAGACGGGCAGCCGCACCTGGAAGGTGCTGCCCATGCCGGGGATGCTGGTGGCCGTCAGCTCACCGTGCATGCTGCGCACGAGCCCCAGGCAGATGGACAGCCCCAGGCCGCTGCCCTCCCCCACGGGCCGCGTGGTGAAGAACGGCTCGAAGGCGCGCTGGAGCACCTCCGGCGTCATGCCCAGGCCGGTGTCGGACACCTCCGCCAGCACCCACGCGCCCTCGCGGCGGGTGGTGAGCGTCACGCGGTGCCTTTCGAAGGCGCCGGCGGGGATGGCGTGCGCGGCGTTGATGAGCAGGTGGAGGAACACCTGCCCCAGGCGCGCCTCGTGCGCCAGCGCGGGCGGCACCTGGCCGAAGTGGCGCTCCACCTGGGCGCGGCTGCGCAGGTGGGTCATGGCCATGGAGATGCCGAACTCCAGCGACGCGTGCACGTCCACCGGCCCCAGGCGCAGCTCGTCCGCGCGGGCGAAGGTCTGCAGGTCGCGCACGATGACGCGGATCCGCTCCGCGCCCTCCTTCGCCTCGCGCAGCGCCTCCAGCGCCTCGCCCAACACGTCCTGGAGCCCCGGACGGCGGGCGAGCGGCGTGAGCTGCTCCACCGCGAACTGGAGGTTGCCGGCGACGTAGGACAGGGGGTTGTTGATTTCGTGGCCCACGCCCGCGGCCAGCTGGCCCGCCATGGCCAGCTTCTCCGACTGCACCAGCCGCTCGCGCGCGGCCATCAGCTCGTGCGTGCGGCGCTGGGCCAGGGCCTCCGCCTCCAGGCGGCCGGAGTGCTCGCGGGCGAGCAGCGCGTCGCGCTCCGCCTGCACGCGCTTCTTGTCGGTGATGTCGCGCGCGTAGGTGGAGATGTTGCGGCCGCTGGACCAGGCGTGCACCTCGTGCCAGCGGTCCCTGCCGGTGCGCAGCTCGAAGAGGCGGTAGCTCTCCTCGGCGGCCACCTCACGCATCGTGCGCTCGAACGGGGTGCCGCACAGCTCCGGGCACGACTCCCACAGCACGCGGCGGAAGAGCTCTTCCTGGGAGCGGCCAGTGAGCGCGGCCGCGTTGCGGTTCACGTAGGTGAGGCGCCAGTCCGTGTCCACGGTGAAGAAGGCGTCCGGCATGCTCTCCAGCACGTCGCGCACCCAGTCCAGCGTCTCGCGCAGCCCCTCCTCCACCCGCTGGGCGCTGGTGATGTCACGAAGGCGCAACAGCACCCCGTCCCGCAGCGGCACCGCCGTGCCCTGCAGCAGCACCTCCCCTTCGGTGAAGTGGTCCGCGTGCGGCCGGCCGGACTCCACCACCTGGCGCAATAGGTCCATGCGTCCGGCGATGCCGCCCTTCGAGGACACCTCGCCCAGGCGCCGGCCACGCAGGTACTCCGGCCCCCGGCCCAGCGCGCGCGCCGCGGCGGGGTTCGCCCAGAGCCACTCGAAGTCCTGGATGACTCCGCCCGGCGAGCGCACGGCGCGCAGCACCATGCACGCCTCCGGGTGTTCGCGCTCGGCCTCCTCCAACGCGGCCAGGAGCGCATCCGGGAGCGGGAGGGCCACGGTCGTATCGGTCGCGGACATCCGCCTCCTCGCGGCCCAGGCAGCGCCCAACCCCCGGGAAGCCCGCATGTCGCCACGAATCGCACTGCGGCTCAAGCCAGCCCCAGTCTTCGTATCTTTCTTAACCTTCTCGAATTACAGACACGTGAGAGTAAAAACCGGAAGGAATGGAAAGACTCCCCTCTGGACCGGAACGTCGGCCAGACTCATGCCTGCCCATGCGCCCTACCCTCATCACGCACGTCTCGTTCGAAGCCCTGCACCTGTCCCTGACGGAGCCGTTCGCCATCGCCACCGGCGCGCAGCTGGCGGCGGAGAATGTTCTTGTGCGCGTGACGCTCGCGGACGGCACCGTGGGGTTGGGCGAGGCGGCGCCCTTCACTGCGGTGAGCGGGGAGACGCAAGCCAGCACGCTCGCTTCGTTGGAGCCGGTGCGCGAGCTGCTCGTGGGCCGCGACGCCCAGGAGTGGCGGCCGGCGTCGGAGGCGCTGGGGGATGCGCTGACGCTGGCGCCGGCAGCGCGGTGTGGCGTGGAGATCGCGCTCCTGGACGCGCTCACGCGGCACCACCGCATCCCGATGTACGCCTTCTTCGGCGGGGCGGGGACGTCGCTGGACATCGACATGACGGTCACCGCCGGAGACGTGGCGCACGCGGTGGCGTCGACGCGGGCCATCCTGGGGCGCGGCATCGACACGGTGAAGGTGAAGGTCGGCGCGTTGGACCCGGACACGGACGCGGCGCGGCTCGTCGCCATCCACCAGGAGGCCCCGAAGGCGCGGCTCATCGCGGACGCCAACGGGGGCTACGACGTGGCGGAGGCGCTGGCGTTCCTCAAGGAGCTGGAGCGCGCGGAGGTGCCGCTGTCGCTGTTCGAGCAGCCGGTGGCCGACGTCGCGGGGCTCGCGGAGGTGACGCACCGCTCGAAGGTGTCGATATGCGCGGACGAGTCGGCGCGCTCGGTGAAGGACGTGCTGCGGCTCATCCGTGAGAACGCGTGCCACGGCATCAACATCAAGACGATGAAGTGCGGGATGGTGGATGCGGTGACGATGTGGAGCCTCGCCCGCGCGGCGGGGTTGGAGCTGATGGTGGGCGGCATGGTGGAGAGCGTGCTCGCGATGACCGCGTCCGCGCACCTGGCGGCGGGGCTGGGCGGCTTCAGCTACGCGGACCTGGACACGCCGCTCTTCATCGCGAACCACCCGTTCCAGGGCGGCGGTACGTACTCGGGCTCGCGGCTGACGTTGGACCCGAACGCGCTGGGGCACGGCGTCACGCTGCGCTGAGGCCTCAGCCCTTCACCAGGGAGGAGGCCACGTCCAGCGCCTTCTCCTTCTGCGGATCCGCGCCGGCCGCGTACGGCAGCGCGTCCGGGACCTCCACGTCCACCGGGACGCCCACGCCCTCCAGCCGCTCACCGTCCACCGTCACGTCCATCACGGCGAGGTAGAGCAGGTCCCCGTTGGACAGCTTCTGCGGTCCGCCGCCCAGCACCGCGCCCGCGGTGCGCTGGCCCACGAGCGTCGCCAGCCGGTGGCGCTTCATCGTGAAGGCCACCAGCTCCTTGCCGCTGCGTGAATTGCCGTTGACGAGCAGCACCACCGGCTTGCGCCAGGACGGCGCGAAGGGGCGTGTCTTGCCATCGCGGCCGGTGCTGACGAGCCGGGGGACCTGCGGGTTGAAGAGGTTGACGAAGGCGGGATTGCAGCCGCCCCAGCCATCGCGGAAGTCGACGACGAGCGCGTCCGCGTCCGCGAAGGTGTCCTGGAGCGCCTCCTCCAGGGCCTGCTGGTACTCCTCGCCCGTGCACGCGTAGACGTGCTGGTAGGCGACGCGGCGACCCTGGCGCTCCACGACCTGCCCGCTGGCCTTCTGGAACGCGAGCCACTCCTGGCGCGGGTTTACTCTGTGCGGCGTGACGGTGAGCGACAGGGGTTCAGCGCCCTTCGCACGCTCCACGGTGAGGCGCGTGGGCTTGCCCGCGCGGTTCGTGAAGGCGTGCCAGGGATGGAAGGGCTTGCCCTCCACGGTGACGAGCCGGTCTCCGCGCAGGAGGCCTGCCTTCGCGCCGGGGCCGTCCGTGAAGACGTGGCGGACGAAGAAGCCGTCCGGGGTCTCCACCACGTCCACGCCGATGCCGGTGGCCTCCACCTTCTTCTGCTTGAGGAAGGCCTGGAAGATGGCGGACACCTCCGCGTGGCCGGGGCTCTGCTTCGGGTAGTAGGCCGTGTGCGAGGCCTTCAGCGCCGCGAGCGCCGCGTTGGTGCGACGGGTGAAGTCCTCCACGTCCTTCGCGTCGGCGGCGTAGCCCTGGTGCGCGTCAGCCCAGGCGGTGCCCTTCGCCGCGTCGAGGAAGCGGGTGCGCACGAGGGTGACGATTTCGTCGCCCTGCTTCGCATAGGGGGCCGTCGCCGCCTGGACGCTGCCCGCGAGGAACAGCCCTACCACCCACCACCGCGCTGTCCGGACCGCCATGCGTGCCCCTCCCGGAAAGGACTTCACGATTCTTCACAGGGCCGTGGCCAGAGGGAAGGAAAGGCGTTCTGGCGCCGCGCGGCGTGGCGAACGCGGCGGGCGCGGTTAGGGATGAGGGGCTCATGTTGGATGCGCCCTCGTCATCGCCCAGGCTCGCGCTCGTGTCGGAGGACCCCCTGGCCCGGGGTGCGCTCGCACGGGCGCTGAGCGACCAGGCGGAGACCTGGACGGTGGTGGCGGCGGGCACGCAGGTGGAGCTGGAGGCGACACGGGGCGAGCCGCCTGACGTGGTGCTCTGGGACACGGGCCTGCGGCTGGAGGAAGGCGCGGCGCCGGACCTGGGCGCGCCCGTGCTGGCGCTGGTGGCGGACGAGGCGGCGGGGGAGCTGGCGCTGGGCGCGGGCGCGAGGGGCCTGCTGTTCCGCGACGTGGCCCCGGGGATGCTGGGCGCCGCGCTGCACGCGGTCGCGCGAGGCCTCACGGTGTTCGAGCCGGGCCTGTCCCAGGTGCGCGCCGCGCCCAGGAGCACGGCGCCGTCGGGAGCTCCGGGGCCGGACACCCTGACGCCGCGCGAGCGCGAGGTGCTGGGATTGTTGGCGGAGGGCCTGTCGAACAAGGCCATCGCGGACCGGCTGGACATCAGTGAGCACACCGCCAAGTTCCACGTGAACGCGGTGCTGGCCAAGCTGGGCGTGCAGCGCCGCACGGAGGCGGTGGTGCGCGCGGCGCGGATGGGGCTGGTGACGCTCTAATCGCTCAGCGCACGACGAAGGTCTCCATGAGGCGCACTTCATCGTCCAGGTGCGCTTCCAGCCACTCGCGATGGAACGAGGGAAGCGGCCACAAGTCGGGCCGTAAATTGGAGGACACCCTGCTCACCTCCAGGATTCGCTGGGCCGCTGCCGCCGCCAACGCGCGCCCGGCTTCGTCTCCCTTCCGCAGGGCGCCCTGCTCCATCAACTTGGAGCCCATCAGGACCTCAAAGCTGGTGTTCCCTTCCGCGATGCGCCCGCCCAGCTTCCACACCGCGACTCCCAGCCGGAGACGCTCTTCGGGCGTCAGCCCCTCCTTCGCCATCTCCAGTCGCAGCAGCAACTCCAGGGGAGCGCGCAGCAGCCGCGTCCCCATGGCCGCCCAGTAGAAACTCCAATCCGGATAGCGGACGCCCCGGGACTCCAGCCGCCACTGCGCCTCATCGCTCAGCCGAGCCATGTCGGTCTCCCGGTAGCGGGGAAGCTCCGCGATCCGCTCCAGCTCCGGCAGCTCCTCCCGCGTGAACGGTGTATTGCCGGAGGTCTCGCCCAGCAGCAACAACAACGGCAGGTCGGAATGCAGCGACTCCGCGGCCAGCGACGCCATCTCCGGCCGCAGCAGGTCCCGCCCCCGCTTGCGCGCCGCCACCACCGCATGCGGGCCGACGGCCCGGTGGAAGAACTCGAACGCGGCGAGCCTCATGACCGGATCCCTCAATCCGGAGACATGGTCCATCAACCACTGTTCCTGCTCTGCGGAGTGCCCTCCCGTCATCGCGGCGGTGAATCGGTCCTCCACGTCCTCGGTCCGCGCCCAGACGATGGCGACGGTGTCCTGCATCGGGTAGAGGAGCTCCATCCTGGCATTGTGATCAAGGTTGGGACGCCCTGCTTCGAACCACGCCCGTCGCATGGCATCGAGCCAGCGGCCCTGGGGCCTCAAGCGGCGCTGGTCGATGAGTGCCGCGAGCATGCGCGGCTCCGGGTCCTCAGGCGCCAGCTCACGCAGGTGCGCCGCCACCCGGGCCGCCGCGTCCAGCTTTCCCTCCTCCAGGAACAGACACGCCCGGAGGATCCACGCCGACCGGTACAGGGGAGCCTCTTCCAGCACCCTGTCGACTTCCGCGTGCGCCAGGTCCGTCTTCTTCGCGAAGGAATGGGTCACCGCCCGCTGGAGCCGCACGTCGACGGGCTCGCGCGGCGTGGCGGAGGATTTCGGTACGGACGCGCAGGCGCAGAGAAGCCCGCCCAGGAACAGCGACGCCAGGAATCGCCAGGGAGTCCGCTTCATCCCGTCATCCTAGCGGGTCTCCAGTCAGGCTCCGGCGGATGATTGCCCTGTGACGTCCATCGTTCAGGTGCTCAAGGCGTGACGAGGGCGCTCAGGCTCTTCCATTCATCGTCCAGGGAGGCCTGAAGCCAGGCGCGGTGAAGTGACGGCAACGGCCACGAGTCCACCTGGAGCGCGGAGGAGGCATGAGCCACGGCCCGGCCATGTTCGAGTTCTCGCTTCACCTCGGCGAGCTTCTCCACGTCCCCCATCCACTCCGCCCCCTGCTCCATCTGGCGAAGTCCCACCATGCGCTCCAACAGGGTGGAGCCCTCGGCGATGCGCGCCCCAAGAGTGAACACCGTCTGTCCCAGCCGGACCCGATCCTCCGCGGAGAGGCGATCCTTCGTCGCCTCGACTCGCCTCCATAGAATCAGCGCGGCATCCGTGACCATCGAAGCCACCGCCGCCTGGAGGAGACGAAGTGGGGGTGCTGTGACCGCCGCGAGCTCCAGACGCTGTTTCGCATCCGCGTACGCCTGGGCCAGCGAAGTGCGTCGGAAACGCGGGAGGGCCGCGATCCGCTCCAGCGCAGGGATGTCCTCCTGCGTGAGGGGGGCCTCCTTCGCGGACTCTCCCAGCAGCAGGAGCAGCGGTCCCTCGGATTCACTCATCCGCGAGGTGAGCGGTTCGAGCTTGCGCCGCAGCGTCTCTCGAGCCTGACGCCGCACGTCGGCGAGCGCGTCCTCTCCGGAACGAGGAAGGAAATACTCATAGGCGGTGAGCAGCAGCTCAGGGTCCTCCAATTCGGCAACGTGGGCCGCGAGCCACTGCTGCCGCGCGTCCGAAGCGCCATCCGCCAGCATCGCGGTGAAGCGGACCTCCGGAGACTGCGTTCGTTCCCACACCTGCTCGACGAAGGCA
This genomic window contains:
- a CDS encoding tetratricopeptide repeat protein codes for the protein MFQRGYRFLLSLGRLFTGAASNPEALRRRIDAQVSQAVTHVGSGDLARARLELSKVLEEAPGHPGALKVQTCVLLEQGALEEAAQAVARLQSLTPGQPEIAVLAALVEQRSQTPAPGWREALLQAWNRVGRPDLTEAEPFPAPLPGTTAFVEQVWERTQSPEVRFTAMLADGASDARQQWLAAHVAELEDPELLLTAYEYFLPRSGEDALADVRRQARETLRRKLEPLTSRMSESEGPLLLLLGESAKEAPLTQEDIPALERIAALPRFRRTSLAQAYADAKQRLELAAVTAPPLRLLQAAVASMVTDAALILWRRVEATKDRLSAEDRVRLGQTVFTLGARIAEGSTLLERMVGLRQMEQGAEWMGDVEKLAEVKRELEHGRAVAHASSALQVDSWPLPSLHRAWLQASLDDEWKSLSALVTP
- a CDS encoding tetratricopeptide repeat protein: MKRTPWRFLASLFLGGLLCACASVPKSSATPREPVDVRLQRAVTHSFAKKTDLAHAEVDRVLEEAPLYRSAWILRACLFLEEGKLDAAARVAAHLRELAPEDPEPRMLAALIDQRRLRPQGRWLDAMRRAWFEAGRPNLDHNARMELLYPMQDTVAIVWARTEDVEDRFTAAMTGGHSAEQEQWLMDHVSGLRDPVMRLAAFEFFHRAVGPHAVVAARKRGRDLLRPEMASLAAESLHSDLPLLLLLGETSGNTPFTREELPELERIAELPRYRETDMARLSDEAQWRLESRGVRYPDWSFYWAAMGTRLLRAPLELLLRLEMAKEGLTPEERLRLGVAVWKLGGRIAEGNTSFEVLMGSKLMEQGALRKGDEAGRALAAAAAQRILEVSRVSSNLRPDLWPLPSFHREWLEAHLDDEVRLMETFVVR